A stretch of the Streptomyces sp. NBC_00078 genome encodes the following:
- a CDS encoding ABC transporter substrate-binding protein codes for MSRRPVAVAASLLTVLALGAVSACSGNSSAGTAGSGSGGTPTVKLMAGGLDKQIYLPYQLAQQLGFYKKYGVDVQLSTEQDGGVGAEEAMASGQVDMAGAWYNHTIEFQAKGKAVEDVVQLSGAPGEREMCTKKSGVTSGADFKGKTLGVTDLGSGTDTLTQFLAAKKGVKTSQFHRIGVGAGSTAIAALQNGKVDCVMTTQPTVAAIQKKGVGASAIDLATTQGATAAMGGAYPAASVLARTDWVNSHKETVQKVVDALVATMHWINTHSAADIANKLPSSFVSNQLVTKADYIKALTEDKGQFLPDGLMPAGGPKTSLATEQLVGDVKGSVDLSKTFTNEFALQADKTEGFKTTTTPAGPTG; via the coding sequence ATGTCCAGACGACCCGTCGCCGTCGCCGCGTCTCTCCTCACCGTCCTCGCTCTCGGCGCAGTCAGCGCCTGTTCAGGCAACTCCAGCGCCGGCACGGCTGGCAGCGGTTCCGGCGGCACGCCGACCGTCAAGCTCATGGCCGGCGGCCTCGACAAGCAGATCTACCTGCCGTACCAGCTCGCCCAGCAGTTGGGCTTCTACAAGAAGTACGGCGTCGACGTCCAGCTCAGCACCGAGCAGGACGGCGGTGTCGGCGCTGAAGAGGCCATGGCCTCGGGGCAGGTGGACATGGCAGGCGCCTGGTACAACCACACCATCGAGTTCCAGGCCAAGGGCAAAGCGGTCGAGGACGTCGTCCAGCTCTCCGGCGCGCCGGGCGAGCGCGAGATGTGCACCAAGAAGTCGGGCGTCACTTCGGGCGCCGACTTCAAGGGCAAGACCCTCGGCGTCACCGACCTGGGTTCGGGCACCGACACGCTCACCCAGTTCCTGGCCGCCAAGAAGGGCGTCAAGACCAGCCAGTTCCACCGGATCGGGGTGGGCGCGGGCTCCACCGCCATCGCCGCGCTGCAGAACGGCAAGGTCGACTGCGTCATGACGACACAGCCGACGGTCGCAGCGATCCAGAAGAAGGGCGTCGGTGCCTCCGCGATCGACCTGGCCACCACGCAGGGCGCCACAGCGGCGATGGGCGGCGCCTACCCCGCGGCCAGTGTGCTCGCCCGCACCGACTGGGTGAACTCGCACAAGGAGACGGTGCAGAAGGTCGTCGACGCACTTGTCGCCACCATGCACTGGATCAACACCCACAGCGCGGCCGACATAGCGAACAAGCTGCCGTCCTCATTCGTGTCCAACCAACTGGTCACCAAGGCCGACTACATCAAGGCCCTGACCGAGGACAAGGGTCAGTTCCTCCCGGACGGCCTCATGCCGGCCGGCGGCCCGAAGACCTCCCTGGCGACGGAACAGCTGGTCGGCGACGTCAAGGGCTCGGTGGATCTCAGCAAGACGTTCACCAATGAGTTCGCCCTCCAGGCCGACAAGACCGAGGGCTTCAAGACCACCACGACCCCGGCAGGACCGACCGGCTGA
- a CDS encoding ABC transporter ATP-binding protein — protein sequence MVSRNDAAVSPVAEKAGQDSARVEISGLTKRFLTPAGEVFTALQDVSFAVEPGQFCAVVGPTGCGKSTTLGMVSGLDRPSEGSVKVGGREVNGVTDGVSFMFQADALLPWKTVLGNVLMGPVFRKVPKQQAQASARDWLRRVGLSGFEDRYPHQLSGGMRKRVAMAAALINEPRILIMDEPFGALDVQTKAIMSTELLGLWEQIRPSVIFITHDLDEAVALADRVVVMTSSPGSVKAVFDIDLPRPRGSVQEIRFQPRFIELQHQIWDSLREEVERAYARTAGGTA from the coding sequence ATGGTTTCGCGAAACGATGCGGCGGTGAGCCCGGTCGCCGAGAAAGCCGGCCAGGACAGCGCGCGAGTCGAGATTTCCGGACTCACCAAACGATTTCTGACTCCCGCGGGTGAGGTGTTCACAGCACTCCAGGACGTTTCGTTCGCCGTGGAGCCCGGCCAGTTCTGCGCGGTGGTCGGCCCGACCGGCTGTGGAAAGTCCACGACGCTGGGCATGGTGTCCGGGCTCGACCGGCCCAGCGAGGGATCGGTCAAGGTCGGCGGCCGCGAGGTCAACGGCGTCACCGACGGCGTCAGCTTCATGTTCCAGGCCGACGCACTGCTGCCCTGGAAAACCGTCCTGGGCAATGTGCTGATGGGCCCCGTCTTCCGCAAGGTGCCCAAGCAGCAGGCCCAGGCCTCGGCACGCGACTGGCTACGCAGGGTGGGCCTGTCGGGGTTCGAGGACCGCTACCCGCACCAGCTCTCCGGCGGTATGCGCAAGCGCGTGGCGATGGCCGCGGCGCTGATCAACGAACCCCGGATCCTGATCATGGACGAGCCGTTCGGCGCCCTGGACGTGCAGACCAAGGCGATCATGTCGACCGAACTGCTCGGCCTGTGGGAGCAGATCCGGCCGTCGGTCATCTTCATCACCCACGATCTCGACGAGGCCGTGGCCCTCGCCGACCGGGTCGTCGTCATGACCTCCAGCCCCGGATCGGTCAAGGCGGTCTTCGACATCGACCTGCCCCGCCCGCGCGGCTCGGTCCAGGAGATCCGCTTCCAGCCCCGCTTCATCGAACTTCAGCACCAGATCTGGGACTCGCTGCGCGAGGAGGTGGAGCGCGCCTACGCACGCACCGCAGGAGGTACGGCATGA
- a CDS encoding ABC transporter permease, with protein sequence MSTTSAVSRTPVKGSAPTSGAAAAKRALRRRTGQVWAGRIGLAVLVIGGWQAFTTWGIVDPFFFGQPSGIAKRLADLFQHGTEFGSFYSNVWTTIQEALAGFALGAVTGVIFGVALGQSRYLSDVLGPYIKMVNAIPRIVLGSIFIVAFGIGVLPKILLAAVLVFFIVFFNAFQGVREVDRNILANAKVLGASQMQIIRHVIVPSALTWIIASLHSAFGFAIVGALVGEVLGAQSGLGLVIKTAQNNFDPNGVFATMLVISVIVLGAEWLIGKLEHRLLSWRPPAPTEASNAL encoded by the coding sequence ATGAGCACGACGTCCGCTGTTTCGCGCACTCCCGTCAAAGGCAGCGCACCGACGTCGGGCGCGGCCGCCGCCAAACGCGCCCTCCGGCGCCGTACCGGCCAGGTGTGGGCCGGTCGTATCGGCCTCGCGGTCCTGGTCATCGGCGGCTGGCAGGCGTTCACCACCTGGGGGATCGTCGACCCGTTCTTCTTCGGGCAGCCGTCCGGCATCGCCAAGCGGCTGGCCGACCTCTTCCAGCACGGCACCGAGTTCGGGTCCTTCTACTCAAACGTCTGGACAACCATCCAGGAGGCGCTGGCCGGCTTCGCCCTCGGGGCCGTCACCGGAGTGATCTTCGGTGTGGCGCTCGGCCAGAGCCGCTACCTCTCCGACGTGCTCGGCCCCTACATCAAGATGGTCAACGCGATCCCCCGGATTGTCCTCGGCTCGATCTTCATCGTCGCGTTCGGCATCGGCGTACTCCCGAAGATCCTGCTCGCCGCGGTGCTGGTGTTCTTCATCGTCTTCTTCAACGCCTTCCAGGGCGTCCGCGAGGTCGACCGCAACATCCTCGCCAACGCCAAGGTGCTCGGCGCCTCGCAGATGCAGATCATCCGGCACGTCATCGTGCCGTCCGCCCTCACGTGGATCATCGCCAGCCTGCACAGCGCCTTCGGCTTCGCCATCGTCGGCGCGCTGGTCGGCGAGGTGCTCGGCGCACAGAGCGGCCTGGGCCTGGTCATCAAGACCGCGCAGAACAACTTCGACCCCAACGGCGTGTTCGCCACGATGCTCGTCATCTCGGTCATCGTGCTCGGCGCCGAGTGGCTGATCGGCAAGCTCGAGCACCGGCTGCTGTCCTGGCGCCCGCCGGCCCCCACCGAGGCGTCCAACGCCCTCTGA